The following proteins are encoded in a genomic region of Oncorhynchus kisutch isolate 150728-3 linkage group LG6, Okis_V2, whole genome shotgun sequence:
- the LOC109875991 gene encoding cyclin-G2, translated as MEAVKLMRELKTNFEQEMNYLPKETGLHLIESTRENASQGISAKCRDVKVEDLWSLTSFFGYSTQTFVLAVNLLDRFLAMMKVQPKHLACISISCLHIAAKAVEEDCNLSSTNELIRISQCKFTVSDLTRMEKIISEKLNFQLEAITALTFLHLYHRITRSHTSDRKEALNLDTLEAHLKACLCRITFSKAKPSILALSLLTQEIEAMQSVDMLEIAHSLQRHLKITDTELLHWRGLVAKCLSDYSSPECSRPNNKKLVWIVSRRTAQNLHTSYCNVPELPTIPEDCWDQSEDSCEDMSSGEESLSSSLGSDAEGPYFPLYFRCQSNHRNKYHHPNPL; from the exons ATGGAAGCCGTTAAACTTATGAGGGAACTGAAAACCAATTTTGAACAGGAGATGAATTATCTTCCGAAAGAAACGGGACTCCACTTGATCGAATCAACCAGAGAG AATGCCAGCCAAGGAATCTCAGCTAAATGTAGGGACGTCAAAGTGGAAGACCTCTGGAGCCTAACCAGTTTCTTTGGGTACAGCACCCAGACATTCGTTCTGGCAGTCAACCTGCTAGATCGATTTTTGGCCATGATGAAG GTCCAACCCAAACATCTAGCCTGCATTAGCATCAGCTGCCTCCACATCGCAGCCAAAGCAGTCGAAGAGGATTGTAACTTGTCTTCCACCAATGAACTTATTCGTATCAGCCAGTGCAAGTTTACGGTCTCGGACCTCACTCGCATGGAGAAGATCATTTCAGAGAAACTCAACTTCCAACTCGAAGCCATCACAGCCTTAACCTTTTTGCACCTATACCATAGAATCACACGCTCACACACCTCAGACAG GAAGGAAGCCCTGAACCTCGACACACTAGAGGCCCACCTCAAAGCCTGCCTCTGCCGCATCACATTCTCCAAAGCTAAA CCGTCCATCTTGGCCCTGTCCCTCCTCACTCAAGAGATTGAAGCCATGCAGTCTGTTGACATGCTAGAAATAGCACATAGTCTTCAGAGACATCTCAAG ATCACCGACACGGAGCTGCTACACTGGAGGGGGCTAGTGGCCAAGTGTCTGTCTGACTACTCTTCCCCTGAATGTAGCAGACCCAACAATAAGAAGCTCGTCTGGATCGTGTCGAGAAGGACAGCTCAGAACCTACACACCAGCTACTGCAACGTCCCTGAACTGCCGACCATTCCCGAGGACTGCTGGGACCAAAG CGAGGACTCGTGTGAAGACATGAGTTCTGGGGAGGAGAGCCTGAGCAGTTCCCTGGGTTCTGATGCAGAGGGACCTTACTTTCCTCTTTACTTCCGTTGCCAAAGCAACCACCGAAACAAATACCACCATCCCAACCCCCTGTGA